A section of the Oncorhynchus nerka isolate Pitt River linkage group LG3, Oner_Uvic_2.0, whole genome shotgun sequence genome encodes:
- the LOC115102664 gene encoding aldehyde dehydrogenase, mitochondrial isoform X2 — MELETLDNGKPYAVSYSVDVPMVVKCLRYYAGWADKWEGKTIPIDGDFFCYTRHEPIGVCGQIIPWNFPLLMQAWKLGPALATGNTVVMKVAEQTPLTALYVASLIKEVGFPPGVVNILPGMGPSAGSAIASHMDVDKVAFTGSTEVGHLIQQASGSSNLKKVTLELGGKSPNIIMSDANMAEAVEQSHFALFFNQGQCCCAGSRTYVQDTIYDEFMERSVERAKSRVVGDPFNMKTEQGPQVDEEQFKKILGYISSGKREGAKLMCGGGVAADRGYFIQPTIFGDVQDGMTIAREEIFGPVMQILKFKTLEEVVERANDTKYGLAAAVFTKDIDKAHYISSGLRAGTVWINCYDVFGAQAPFGGYKYSGNGRELGEYGLDNYTEVKTVTIKVPQKNS; from the exons GTACTATGCAGGCTGGGCAGATAAGTGGGAGGGGAAGACCATTCCCATTGATGGAGACTTCTTCTGCTACACCCGCCATGAGCCCATCGGTGTGTGTGGCCAGATCATCCcg TGGAACTTCCCTCTGCTGATGCAGGCATGGAAGCTGGGGCCAGCTCTGGCTACAGGCAACACTGTGGTGATGAAGGTGGCTGAGCAGACCCCCCTCACTGCCCTGTATGTGGCCAGTCTCATCAAGGAG gttgGTTTTCCTCCAGGTGTGGTGAACATCCTGCCTGGTATGGGTCCATCTGCTGGTTCTGCCATCGCCTCCCACATGGATGTGGATAAGGTGGCTTTCACAGGATCTACTGAG GTAGGTCACCTGATCCAGCAGGCATCTGGCTCCAGCAACCTGAAGAAGGTCACTCTGGAGCTGGGAGGAAAGAGCCCCAACATAATCATGTCTGATGCCAACA tgGCGGAGGCGGTGGAACAGTCCCACTTTGCCCTGTTCTTTAACCAGGGCCAGTGCTGCTGTGCCGGCTCCCGTACATACGTGCAGGACACCATCTATGATGAGTTTATGGAGCGCAGTGTGGAGCGGGCCAAGAGCAGGGTGGTGGGAGACCCCTTCAACATGAAGACTGAGCAGGGACCGCAG GTGGATGAGGAACAGTTCAAGAAGATTCTGGGCTACATCAGCAGTGGGAAGCGTGAGGGGGCCAAGCTGATGTGCGGGGGAGGGGTGGCTGCAGACCGTGGCTACTTCATCCAACCAACCATCTTTGGAGATGTCCAGGACGGCATGACCATCGCCCGTGAGGAG ATCTTTGGGCCGGTGATGCAGATCCTGAAGTTTAAGACTCTGGAGGAGGTGGTTGAGAGAGCCAACGACACAAAGTACGGCCTGGCAGCTGCCGTCTTCACCAAAGACATCGACAAGGCCCACTACATCTCTAGCGGACTTCGCGCTGGCACTGTCTG GATTAACTGCTATGATGTGTTTGGAGCACAAGCCCCCTTCGGTGGCTACAAATATTCTGGTAACGGTCGTGAGCTGGGAGAGTATGGCCTGGACAACTACACTGAAGTGAAAACG GTAACGATCAAGGTCCCTCAGAAAAACTCGTAA